Proteins encoded in a region of the Pseudomonas denitrificans (nom. rej.) genome:
- a CDS encoding LysR family transcriptional regulator — protein sequence MDWDNLRFFLELSRAGKLTVAARRLGVDHTTVARRLQALEKSIGAQLLVREPAGYRLTEAGHGLLPQAEAMESACKVIEKRLAGAEDNLSGKVRIGATEGYGSTLLTSQLVELNQRHPHLGVDLLAVPRALQLSRHEADIVITLERPGRGPYLITRLTDYVLRLYASQDYLAERGPIRNRDDLREHALVGYVDDLLYSKELQYLDEIGRPLHMALRCTSILAQQRAVSEGAGLAILPAFAAAEDPSLQPVLAGEIEFVRTFWMLMPTELKDIARMRTTWDFLREKAEGSQDVLMGRAV from the coding sequence ATGGACTGGGACAACCTGCGGTTTTTCCTCGAGCTTTCCCGGGCCGGCAAGCTGACCGTGGCCGCGCGACGCCTGGGCGTGGACCACACCACGGTCGCCCGCCGCCTGCAGGCGCTGGAGAAGAGCATCGGCGCCCAACTGCTGGTGCGCGAGCCCGCCGGCTATCGGCTGACCGAGGCCGGCCACGGGCTGCTGCCCCAGGCCGAGGCCATGGAAAGCGCCTGCAAGGTGATCGAGAAGCGCCTGGCCGGCGCCGAAGACAATCTCTCCGGCAAGGTACGCATCGGCGCCACCGAGGGTTACGGCTCGACGCTGCTGACCTCGCAACTGGTGGAGCTGAACCAGCGCCACCCGCACCTGGGTGTGGACCTGCTGGCGGTCCCACGGGCGTTGCAGCTGTCGCGCCACGAGGCGGACATAGTGATCACCCTGGAGCGCCCCGGCCGCGGGCCTTACCTGATTACCCGGCTGACCGACTACGTGCTGCGCCTCTACGCCTCGCAGGACTACCTCGCCGAGCGCGGGCCGATCCGCAACCGCGACGACCTGCGCGAGCACGCCCTGGTCGGCTACGTCGACGACCTGCTCTACAGCAAGGAGCTGCAGTACCTCGACGAGATCGGCCGGCCGTTGCACATGGCGCTGCGCTGCACCAGCATCCTCGCCCAGCAGCGCGCGGTGTCGGAGGGCGCCGGGCTGGCGATCCTGCCGGCGTTCGCGGCAGCCGAAGACCCGTCGCTGCAGCCGGTGCTGGCAGGGGAAATCGAGTTCGTGCGGACCTTCTGGATGCTGATGCCGACCGAACTCAAGGACATCGCGCGGATGCGCACTACCTGGGATTTCCTGCGGGAAAAGGCCGAAGGCAGCCAGGACGTACTGATGGGCCGCGCCGTTTGA
- a CDS encoding 2OG-Fe(II) oxygenase produces MLLSRTLSGLDWPALTQQLDADGHALIPGLLDRGQCETLRALYDQEAPFRSRVVMARHNFGLGEYRYFAYPLPTLLQELRQTFYPPLRAIANTWQERMGTGIQYSPEHAGFLDQCHAAGQRRPTPLLLRYRAGDYNCLHQDLYGERAFPLQVAILLSRPGEEFTGGEFVLTEQRPRMQSRASVVPLQQGDAVVFAVAQRPVHGVRGYHRVNLRHGVSRLHTGERFTLGVIFHDAL; encoded by the coding sequence ATGCTCCTCTCCCGAACCCTGTCCGGCCTGGATTGGCCCGCACTCACCCAGCAACTCGACGCCGACGGCCACGCGCTGATCCCCGGCCTGCTGGACAGGGGGCAGTGCGAGACGCTCCGCGCGCTCTACGACCAGGAGGCGCCATTTCGCAGCCGCGTGGTCATGGCCCGGCACAACTTCGGCCTCGGCGAATACCGCTACTTCGCCTATCCCTTGCCGACCCTGCTGCAGGAGCTTCGTCAAACCTTCTATCCGCCGCTGCGGGCCATCGCCAACACCTGGCAGGAGCGCATGGGCACCGGCATCCAGTACTCGCCGGAGCATGCCGGCTTCCTCGACCAGTGCCACGCCGCCGGCCAGCGGCGGCCGACCCCCTTGCTGCTGCGCTACCGTGCTGGCGACTACAACTGCCTGCACCAGGACCTCTACGGGGAACGGGCCTTCCCGCTGCAGGTGGCGATCCTGCTGTCGCGGCCGGGCGAAGAGTTCACGGGCGGCGAATTCGTCCTCACCGAGCAACGCCCGCGCATGCAGTCGCGGGCGAGCGTGGTGCCTTTGCAGCAGGGCGATGCGGTGGTGTTCGCCGTGGCCCAGCGCCCGGTTCACGGCGTGCGCGGCTATCACCGGGTCAATCTGCGCCACGGCGTCAGTCGCCTGCATACCGGCGAGCGCTTCACCCTCGGGGTGATCTTCCACGATGCGCTGTGA
- a CDS encoding ABC transporter substrate-binding protein, which yields MKNPILGALLMGVASGAMAADLTVISFGGISKDVQTEAFYKPFEKKEGMKVIAGEYNGEMGKIKAMVDTGGVNWDVVQVEGPELLRGCEEGLFEQLDPAILGRAEDYVPGTISDCGAGLLVWSMAMVYDGKRLANGPTGWTDFWDTKKFPGKRSLRKGAKYTLEIALLADGVKKEDLYKVLSTKEGVDRAFKKLDEIKPSIQWWESGAQPMQFLASGDVVMSTAYNGRAFAAQEEGVPMKVVWNGSLYAIDSWAIPKGSPNKKAAEDFIAFSLSPEQQKIHTVKLGYGSVNLGTNKLIDPKLIERLNTAPANLEQAVPVNFEFWVDHGEDLEQRFNAWAAKG from the coding sequence ATGAAAAACCCGATTCTGGGAGCCCTGCTCATGGGCGTGGCGTCCGGCGCCATGGCTGCTGACCTGACCGTGATCTCCTTCGGTGGCATCAGCAAGGACGTACAGACCGAAGCCTTCTACAAACCCTTCGAGAAGAAGGAAGGAATGAAGGTGATCGCCGGCGAGTACAACGGCGAAATGGGCAAGATCAAGGCCATGGTCGACACCGGCGGCGTCAACTGGGACGTCGTCCAGGTGGAAGGGCCGGAGCTGCTGCGCGGCTGCGAAGAAGGCCTGTTCGAACAACTCGACCCGGCGATCCTCGGCAGGGCCGAAGACTACGTGCCCGGCACCATCTCCGACTGCGGCGCCGGCCTGCTGGTCTGGTCGATGGCCATGGTCTACGACGGCAAACGCCTTGCCAACGGCCCGACCGGCTGGACGGATTTCTGGGACACGAAGAAATTCCCCGGCAAGCGCTCGCTGCGCAAGGGCGCCAAGTACACCCTGGAGATCGCCCTGCTGGCCGATGGCGTGAAGAAGGAAGACCTGTACAAGGTACTGTCCACCAAGGAAGGCGTGGACCGCGCGTTCAAGAAGCTCGATGAGATCAAGCCGTCGATCCAGTGGTGGGAGTCCGGCGCGCAGCCGATGCAGTTCCTCGCCAGCGGCGACGTGGTCATGAGCACCGCCTACAACGGCCGCGCCTTCGCTGCGCAGGAGGAGGGCGTGCCGATGAAGGTGGTGTGGAACGGCAGCCTGTATGCCATCGACTCCTGGGCGATCCCCAAGGGCAGCCCGAACAAGAAGGCCGCCGAGGACTTCATCGCCTTCTCGCTCTCGCCCGAACAGCAGAAGATCCACACCGTGAAGCTGGGCTACGGCTCGGTGAACCTGGGGACCAACAAACTGATCGATCCCAAACTGATCGAGCGCCTGAACACCGCGCCGGCGAACCTCGAACAGGCCGTGCCGGTGAACTTCGAGTTCTGGGTCGACCACGGCGAGGACCTGGAGCAGCGCTTCAACGCCTGGGCGGCGAAGGGCTGA
- a CDS encoding mechanosensitive ion channel domain-containing protein, translating to MPALLTSHPLFAAPVLLLIDLLLWRLVGPAHPHWRLATRILCFLLFSLLLFNAGMNPLRAAPWPDDLPSHMVATAVQIFWWLFAARCLTVVLGFLLVQRIGHGGRLLQDVVGALIFLVAIIAAAGYVLELPVKGLLATSGVVAIVLGLALQSTLSDVFSGIVLNTTKPYQLDDWISIDGIEGKVTEIDWRSTYLQTSQGTLAVVPNSLAAKAKVLNLSRPANLYGVSVSLTVSPHIRPRKVVEALEHALGGCRALLATPAPAVSVRKSAPDGVEYEMSGFVAAMGEKREVRNQLFDLAYRHLQAAGINLLAEADAPMRESASRARALLVRSGLFDALRDEERDELAKRMQRRPFKRGEVLLAPRDVSERLLIIDSGVVSVTLPHDSQTIEAGRMGPGEVFGEAGVLTGSAWQAEFTAISDGAAYYIDKETLAPCMEARQEIAEAMGRLLDFRQKASAALLVEQPTVVQQRGLMAWLKQHAGRRYKA from the coding sequence CACCCGCTGTTCGCCGCCCCCGTCCTGTTGCTGATCGACCTGCTGCTCTGGCGGCTGGTCGGCCCGGCTCATCCGCACTGGCGGCTGGCCACGCGCATCCTGTGCTTCCTGCTGTTCAGCCTGCTGCTGTTCAACGCCGGGATGAACCCGCTGCGCGCCGCGCCCTGGCCGGATGATCTGCCCAGCCACATGGTCGCCACGGCCGTGCAGATCTTCTGGTGGCTGTTCGCCGCGCGCTGTCTGACGGTGGTGCTGGGCTTCCTGCTGGTGCAACGCATCGGCCACGGCGGGCGGTTGCTGCAGGACGTGGTCGGCGCACTGATCTTCCTGGTCGCCATCATCGCCGCCGCCGGCTACGTGCTGGAGCTGCCGGTGAAGGGCCTGCTGGCCACTTCCGGGGTGGTTGCCATCGTCCTCGGCCTGGCGCTGCAGAGCACCCTGAGCGACGTGTTCTCCGGCATCGTGCTGAACACCACCAAGCCGTACCAGCTGGACGACTGGATCTCCATCGACGGTATCGAGGGCAAGGTCACCGAGATCGACTGGCGCTCCACCTACCTGCAGACCTCGCAGGGCACGCTGGCCGTGGTGCCCAACTCCCTCGCCGCCAAGGCCAAGGTGCTCAACCTGAGCCGCCCGGCAAACCTCTATGGCGTCAGCGTGAGCCTGACGGTCAGCCCGCACATCCGCCCGCGCAAGGTCGTGGAGGCGCTGGAGCACGCGCTCGGCGGCTGTCGAGCGCTGCTGGCCACGCCTGCGCCAGCGGTAAGCGTGCGCAAGTCCGCGCCGGACGGTGTGGAATACGAAATGAGCGGCTTCGTCGCCGCCATGGGCGAGAAGCGCGAGGTGCGCAACCAGTTGTTCGACCTCGCCTACCGCCACCTGCAGGCCGCGGGCATCAACCTGCTCGCCGAAGCCGATGCGCCGATGCGCGAGAGCGCCTCGCGGGCACGGGCGCTGCTGGTGCGTTCGGGGCTGTTCGATGCGCTGCGCGACGAGGAACGCGACGAACTGGCGAAACGCATGCAGCGCCGGCCCTTCAAGCGCGGTGAAGTGCTGCTGGCGCCGCGGGATGTCAGCGAGCGCCTGCTGATCATCGACTCCGGCGTGGTCAGCGTCACCCTGCCCCACGACAGCCAGACCATCGAGGCCGGGCGCATGGGGCCGGGCGAAGTGTTCGGCGAGGCCGGCGTGCTGACCGGTTCGGCCTGGCAGGCTGAGTTCACCGCGATCAGCGATGGCGCCGCCTACTACATCGACAAGGAAACCCTCGCTCCCTGCATGGAGGCGCGCCAGGAGATCGCCGAGGCCATGGGCCGTCTGCTGGACTTCCGCCAGAAGGCCAGCGCCGCGCTATTGGTCGAGCAACCCACGGTGGTGCAGCAGCGCGGGCTGATGGCCTGGCTCAAGCAGCACGCCGGACGCCGCTACAAGGCCTGA
- a CDS encoding RNA polymerase sigma factor, with protein MKFPAIDPQQLQRAQQGDPAALDALLLALQAPVYNLALRMLGRREDAQDASQEILLRITTHLASFRGDSQFSTWAFRIASNALLTARTKVRETPTVSLEALAEKLDLGLRLAEANERPLEPADKLAAERIALACTQGMLMCLEREQRLAYVLDIAFGLDSETAAAVLEIEPAAYRKRLSRARLRLDEFMQQHCGLVNAQAACSCERQAMALPVGASDTRKAESELLALTRLADAAAVFRAHPDYRVPQRVIETVRAVLQQHTGGWQ; from the coding sequence GTGAAATTTCCCGCCATCGACCCGCAACAGCTGCAACGCGCCCAGCAAGGCGACCCCGCCGCCCTCGACGCATTGCTGCTGGCCCTGCAAGCGCCAGTCTACAACCTCGCCCTGCGCATGCTGGGCCGCCGTGAAGACGCCCAGGACGCCAGCCAGGAAATCCTCCTGCGCATCACCACGCACCTCGCCAGCTTCCGCGGCGACAGCCAGTTTTCCACCTGGGCCTTCCGCATAGCGAGCAACGCGCTGCTGACCGCGCGCACCAAGGTCCGCGAGACGCCCACCGTGTCGCTGGAGGCGCTGGCGGAAAAGCTCGACCTCGGCCTGCGCCTGGCGGAGGCCAATGAACGCCCGCTGGAGCCCGCCGACAAGCTCGCCGCCGAGCGCATCGCCCTGGCCTGCACCCAGGGCATGCTGATGTGCCTGGAGCGCGAGCAGCGCCTGGCCTATGTGCTCGACATCGCCTTCGGGCTGGACTCGGAGACGGCGGCAGCGGTGCTGGAGATCGAGCCGGCGGCCTATCGCAAGCGCCTGTCACGGGCGCGCCTGCGGCTGGATGAGTTCATGCAGCAGCACTGCGGGCTGGTCAACGCGCAGGCAGCCTGTTCCTGCGAGCGCCAGGCAATGGCCCTGCCAGTGGGCGCCAGCGACACTCGCAAGGCCGAGAGCGAGCTGCTCGCCCTCACCCGCCTGGCGGATGCGGCGGCGGTGTTCCGCGCCCACCCGGATTACCGCGTCCCGCAACGGGTCATCGAAACCGTCCGCGCCGTGCTGCAGCAGCACACCGGAGGCTGGCAATGA
- a CDS encoding SH3 domain-containing protein, with the protein MHYEVIQRHRSEYPAPITFARGAPLFVGERYEGAEGWEDWYFCSTPGQREGWVPAQVFNMTAPGAGVAMEDYTARELDVEVGERLEGGRELGGWLWCVRSGGEAGWVPLDCLQEVSA; encoded by the coding sequence ATGCACTACGAAGTGATTCAACGTCATCGCAGCGAGTACCCCGCGCCCATCACCTTCGCCAGGGGCGCACCGCTGTTCGTCGGTGAGCGTTATGAAGGCGCCGAGGGCTGGGAAGACTGGTACTTCTGCTCCACGCCCGGCCAGCGCGAGGGCTGGGTGCCGGCGCAGGTCTTCAACATGACTGCGCCGGGCGCGGGGGTGGCGATGGAGGACTACACCGCCCGCGAGCTCGACGTCGAAGTCGGCGAGCGCCTCGAAGGCGGCCGCGAGCTGGGCGGTTGGCTCTGGTGCGTGCGCTCCGGTGGCGAGGCCGGCTGGGTGCCGCTGGATTGCCTGCAGGAAGTCAGCGCCTGA
- a CDS encoding PaaI family thioesterase encodes MNAIADLGYPEGFEPLQRRNPLLDLLGPFLVRGEGDSLELGLLLDERHTNSRGGVHGGILATLADIGMGYAMAFSSQPPQPLVTASLTLDYVSTAQVGDWLSIRLLHNRRGRQMAFANALLSVGDKVVAQASAVFAVPH; translated from the coding sequence ATGAACGCGATCGCTGACCTGGGCTACCCCGAGGGCTTCGAGCCACTGCAGCGACGCAACCCATTGCTGGACCTGCTCGGTCCGTTCCTGGTGCGCGGCGAAGGTGATTCACTGGAACTCGGCCTGCTGCTGGACGAACGCCACACCAACAGCCGCGGCGGCGTACACGGTGGCATCCTCGCCACCCTGGCGGACATCGGCATGGGTTACGCCATGGCCTTCTCCAGCCAGCCGCCGCAGCCGCTGGTCACCGCCAGCCTGACCCTGGACTACGTCTCCACTGCGCAGGTCGGCGACTGGTTGAGCATCCGCCTGCTGCACAACCGGCGCGGCCGGCAGATGGCCTTCGCCAATGCGCTGCTGTCGGTGGGCGACAAGGTGGTGGCGCAGGCCAGTGCGGTGTTCGCGGTCCCGCACTGA
- a CDS encoding class II aldolase/adducin family protein, which produces MRDTAYNIDPSSISAEEWQARCELAALYRLIAHFRWTDHIDTHISARVPGEPGHYLINRYGVMFHEMRASDLVKVDHAGDVIDPRFGPKSVNRAGFNIHSAVHAAREDVACVIHTHTAAGIAVSAQEDGLLPISQHALKFYNRLGYHDYEGIALDPAERSRLVGDLGSHMVMILRNHGLLATGRCIAEAFNQIYFLERACQAQVQALAGGRQLCYPSHVVCERVAVQEEEALVDGLHLLAWESALRLIEDGEAAYRS; this is translated from the coding sequence ATGCGTGACACAGCTTACAACATCGATCCGTCGAGCATTTCCGCCGAAGAGTGGCAGGCCCGCTGCGAACTCGCCGCGCTGTACCGGCTGATTGCGCACTTCCGCTGGACCGACCACATCGACACCCACATCTCCGCGCGGGTGCCGGGCGAGCCGGGCCACTACCTGATCAATCGCTACGGCGTGATGTTCCATGAAATGCGCGCCTCCGACCTTGTGAAGGTCGACCACGCGGGCGACGTCATCGATCCGCGCTTCGGGCCGAAAAGCGTCAATCGCGCCGGCTTCAACATCCATTCCGCGGTACACGCCGCCCGCGAGGACGTGGCCTGCGTGATCCACACCCACACCGCTGCCGGCATCGCGGTATCCGCCCAGGAAGACGGCCTGCTGCCGATCAGCCAGCACGCGCTGAAGTTCTACAACCGCCTGGGTTACCACGACTACGAAGGCATTGCCCTGGACCCGGCCGAGCGCTCGCGCCTGGTCGGCGATCTGGGCAGCCACATGGTGATGATCCTGCGCAACCATGGCCTGCTGGCTACCGGGCGCTGCATCGCCGAAGCCTTCAACCAGATCTACTTTCTCGAACGTGCCTGCCAGGCGCAGGTCCAGGCCCTGGCTGGTGGCCGCCAGCTGTGTTACCCGTCGCACGTTGTGTGCGAGCGCGTTGCGGTACAGGAAGAGGAAGCGCTGGTCGACGGCCTGCACCTGCTGGCCTGGGAATCGGCGTTGCGCCTGATCGAGGACGGCGAGGCCGCCTATCGCAGTTAA
- a CDS encoding PLP-dependent aminotransferase family protein produces the protein MLLLDPTSDIPLVTQIVDGIAQAIDEQRLRPGAKLPSIRKFAQANGVSHFTVVEAYDRLVARGCLNAVPNAGFYVRGPAVEDSASDEAPTEFDFDAHLLLHKVFQPLGMELRPGVGLLPEHWLDGEGLLRGLRSLAREEPTQFGNYGHSKGNPKLRGKLADRLGDAGVAASPEQILLTAGASQALDLTVRYLVQRGDPVLVDEPGYHNLFLNLRLQGAQLLGVPRSADGLDLDRLEQLAREHRPKVYFTQARLQSPTGGSLSLAAAHRLLQLAEKYDFLIVENDIYADLDPAGQLLLANLDQLARVIYISSLSKVIAPALRTGFIAAHPELIEELVPLKMVSGLTSSELTETLALDILLQGRHRKHVRQLRDQLGEAHDSVARRLEAAGLEIFHEPRAGLFLWARHRAVDDATLLASRAKEAKILLFPGQLFMPDGRSVPWMRFNVAHSLDERLYAFLSAQSEVPG, from the coding sequence ATGCTGTTGCTCGACCCCACCTCGGACATTCCCCTGGTCACCCAGATCGTCGACGGCATCGCCCAGGCCATCGACGAGCAGCGCCTGCGCCCCGGCGCCAAGCTGCCCTCGATCCGCAAGTTCGCCCAGGCCAACGGCGTCAGCCACTTCACCGTGGTCGAGGCGTACGACCGGCTGGTGGCGCGCGGCTGTCTGAACGCCGTGCCCAACGCCGGCTTCTATGTGCGCGGCCCGGCAGTCGAGGACAGCGCCAGCGATGAGGCGCCCACCGAATTCGACTTCGATGCGCACCTGTTGCTGCACAAGGTCTTCCAGCCGCTGGGCATGGAGCTGCGGCCCGGCGTCGGCCTGCTGCCCGAACACTGGCTCGACGGCGAAGGCCTGCTGCGCGGCTTGCGCAGCCTGGCGCGGGAAGAACCGACCCAGTTCGGCAACTACGGCCACAGCAAGGGCAACCCAAAGCTGCGCGGCAAGCTGGCCGACCGCCTGGGTGATGCGGGCGTGGCTGCCAGCCCGGAGCAGATTTTGCTGACCGCCGGCGCCAGCCAGGCGCTGGACCTGACCGTGCGCTACCTGGTGCAGCGTGGCGACCCGGTGCTCGTTGACGAGCCTGGCTACCACAACCTGTTCCTCAACCTGCGCCTGCAGGGCGCGCAGCTGCTGGGCGTGCCGCGCAGCGCCGACGGGCTGGATCTCGACCGCCTGGAGCAACTGGCCCGCGAACACCGCCCCAAGGTCTACTTCACCCAGGCGCGCCTGCAGAGCCCCACCGGCGGCAGCCTGTCGCTGGCTGCGGCGCATCGTCTGCTGCAACTGGCGGAGAAGTACGACTTCCTGATCGTCGAGAACGACATCTACGCCGACCTCGACCCCGCCGGCCAGTTGCTGCTGGCCAACCTCGACCAGCTGGCGCGGGTGATCTACATCAGCAGCCTGTCCAAGGTCATCGCCCCGGCCCTACGCACCGGCTTCATCGCCGCGCACCCCGAGCTGATCGAGGAGCTGGTACCGCTGAAGATGGTCAGCGGCCTGACCAGCTCGGAACTCACCGAGACCCTGGCCCTGGACATCCTCCTGCAGGGCCGCCACCGCAAGCACGTGCGCCAGCTGCGCGACCAGCTCGGCGAAGCCCACGACAGCGTGGCGCGGCGCCTGGAAGCCGCCGGCCTGGAAATCTTCCATGAACCGCGCGCCGGCCTGTTCCTCTGGGCCCGCCACCGCGCGGTGGATGACGCCACCCTGCTCGCCAGCCGCGCCAAGGAAGCGAAGATCCTGCTGTTCCCCGGCCAGCTGTTCATGCCCGACGGCCGCAGCGTGCCGTGGATGCGCTTCAACGTCGCGCACTCGCTGGACGAGCGGCTGTACGCTTTTCTATCGGCACAAAGCGAAGTTCCGGGCTGA
- a CDS encoding class I SAM-dependent methyltransferase has product MSTEDPILRDISRVTLQHYQDSAQSFRAGTWDHDVTQNIAALLRHIQGEAPFVLLDFGCGPGRDLCALKGMGHAPVGLDGCADFVAMAREASGCEVWQQDFLVLDLPAERFDGIYANASLFHVPRSELPRVLRQLHGALKPGGVLFSSNPRGENQEGWNGGRYGSYHDLENWTRLLENAGFRELEHYYRPAGLPREQQPWLASVWRKV; this is encoded by the coding sequence ATGAGCACCGAAGACCCGATCCTGCGCGACATTTCCCGCGTCACCCTGCAGCACTACCAGGACAGCGCCCAGTCTTTCCGCGCGGGCACCTGGGACCACGACGTCACCCAGAACATTGCCGCGCTGCTGCGACATATCCAGGGCGAAGCACCTTTCGTGCTGCTCGATTTCGGTTGCGGTCCAGGCCGCGACCTGTGTGCTCTGAAAGGCATGGGGCATGCACCGGTCGGCCTCGACGGCTGCGCCGACTTCGTCGCCATGGCCCGCGAGGCCAGCGGTTGCGAGGTCTGGCAGCAGGACTTCCTGGTCCTAGACCTGCCTGCCGAGCGTTTCGATGGCATCTATGCCAACGCCAGCCTGTTCCACGTACCACGCAGCGAGCTGCCGCGCGTACTGCGCCAGTTGCATGGCGCGCTGAAGCCGGGCGGCGTGCTGTTCAGCTCCAACCCGCGCGGGGAGAACCAGGAAGGCTGGAATGGCGGGCGCTACGGCTCCTACCACGACCTGGAGAACTGGACGCGCCTGCTGGAGAACGCCGGCTTCCGCGAGCTGGAACACTACTATCGTCCGGCAGGCCTGCCACGGGAGCAGCAACCCTGGCTGGCGAGCGTGTGGCGCAAGGTTTGA